Below is a genomic region from Methanobacterium sp..
ACCTGCAATATTAGCTACTCTATTCAGGTTTTTGCCTTTCCAGTAGCGGACATCTTTAGCCGTGTTGGATGGGACAACAAATGGCACTATATAAACTGTTCCATTAATTGACCTGCTTTTTAGGTAATTTGCAAGTTTTAAAGCAGCTATTTGGCTTGGCAACTCATTTCCATGAACCCCTGCAACGATCATAACTTTTGGACCGCTCCCATTGCCAACTCTAATTATAGGTGTGCCTTTTTTTGATAAAGTTACTATTTGATGGGTCAATTGAGTTTGAGGAATGTTCTTTTTTATATAATAATTATTTGTAACAGTTCCACCAGTTCCGCTGATAATGACGCTCATCTTAACCATTGATGTCGATTGGGCTGCTTGAACAGACGCGTAACTGGTTAAATTCCCATTTAAATGGTTATTTATTTCAGTTAAGTGTATTCCGCCTGCACCAAGCAGTACTGTAGTACAAATAACTAATAAAACTGTAATTATTTGTTTTTGTTT
It encodes:
- a CDS encoding succinylglutamate desuccinylase/aspartoacylase family protein yields the protein MWRCVIIKQKQIITVLLVICTTVLLGAGGIHLTEINNHLNGNLTSYASVQAAQSTSMVKMSVIISGTGGTVTNNYYIKKNIPQTQLTHQIVTLSKKGTPIIRVGNGSGPKVMIVAGVHGNELPSQIAALKLANYLKSRSINGTVYIVPFVVPSNTAKDVRYWKGKNLNRVANIAGTPTSKILKLAKRLNISVLGDFHSTKPGGDPGKMAVFSSKHPTYQSYIIAKYICKKTGSSLIADNLAGVEYRGALEDTTNLAGIPAVTCEVLSPHGTVKSGSVTKSYNQMIALLKYKKII